Genomic window (Streptomyces yatensis):
CTGGGCCGTGCTCAGAGGGCTCTCGATGCCCAGGTTGGTGTCCTCCGCGTACATGGTGTTCGCGGTCATGTAGCAGTCCATGTAGGACTCGTCGAAGAGGTTCCCGGTGAAGGTGGTGAGGAAGTCGAGGGCGTCCTCGGGCCGCCCCATCCGCGACGCCATCGAGGAGGCCGCCGCGTAGCTGTACCCCGCCCACAGGCTGCGGTCCTCGGTCCAGTGGTCGAAGGTGGTGCGCATGATGTCCCGGTCGGCCGGACGGTCCCAGGTGAGCTCGTGCAGCGGGTACAGCCACAGCATGTGGGAGAAGTGGCGGTGGGAGTCGGCGAGCGGTGTGCCGGCGCCGATCGTGACACCGGTCGCGTCGCGCGGGTAGTCGACCAGACGCCGCAGGATCTCCCGCCAGCGGCCGGCGCGCGGGTTGTCCGTGCGGAGGATGCGCAGGCAGTCCAGGAGCGTGGCGCAGCCCCAGCGGAGCAAGGAGAGGTCGTAGGTGCAGTCCACCGCGTCCGCGTACTCCGGAGACCGGGTGAGCGGCAGATGCAGCTTGCCGTCACCGCCCTCGTGGAGGAAGTGGTCGTAGTAGTTCACCGCTTTGACGAGGATCGGGTAGAGGACGTCGCGCACGATGCGGATGTCCATGGTGTGGCGGTAGCTGAGCCAGACGTTGTGCATGGCCCAGGAGAGGTTGCCGTTGTTGTCGGTCTTGGTGGCGGTGCCGGGGACGCCGACGGTGTGGGTGCCGGGGCGCAACGTCCAGTCGGAGGGGTGGGCGAGGGCGTAGATCTGCTCGTTCGGGATCTCGGGCGGGAGGGACAGCGGCAGATTCTTCTCGAAGTCCCTGAAGGCGGAGGTGACGGAGTCGAGTTCGAGGTGGTTGGAGCCCTGGATGAGCCAGGTGGCGATCTGGACGTTCAGGTTCCACCAGACCGCGGTCCAACTCCCTCCGGTCTCCGGGTACCAGGGTCCCCACTCGGACATCGAGGGTCCTCCGGCGCGGGTGGCGCAGGCGGCCTTGTAGAGCTGGATCCAGTAGAAGTCCTGGATCCGCTTGTCGGGCACGGAGAGCAGGCTGCGCCGGTAGAAGCGGTTCCACCAGCCGCGGTGTACGCGCACCAGCTCGTCCGGGTCCTCGGCCAGCGTGCGCGCCACCTCGGCCACGGCGAGTTGGGTGGTCTTCGCGAGGTCCTCGGGGTAGCGGTAGACGATGTGCGCGGCGAGCAGCCTGCCGGTGCCGACGCGGCGTTCGCGCCATGCGGTGGCCCAGCCGCCGCCGGCGATCAGCGGCTGTTCGACGTAGTGGGTGGCGCCCGTGGAGCCGGTGCGGGGGTCGGGGTTGCCGGTGTAGTCGGCGGGCTTGCCCTTCGTCCGGGGCGAGGCGGCGGGCAGCCAGGTGAACGACCAGGCCGCGCTCTCCTCGCCCGCGCTCGGCCGGGTGGAGATCAGCAGCGCGGTACGGGCGTTGTGCACCAGCATCGAGAAGCGGACGCTGCCCCGGGTGGTGGTGACGGTGCCGGTCAGCTCGGCGTCCCAGATGTCGAGCGTCCAGTCGACGCCGGTCACCTCTCCGGCGAGGGTGAGGTCGAAGTGGCCGATGGGCAGCCGTGAGTAGCCGTAGGTGGCGGCCCACTGGGGGCGCTGGTCCTGTACGTGATAGTGGCTGACCATCACTTTCACGGAGTTGGCCGTGGCGCCCCGGTAGACGTTCGCCCCGAGCAGCCCGTTGCCGAGGAAGGGGCCGTCCTTCCAGTCGCCGGGCAGCCGCCGCCACCGCAGGGCGGCCGCCCTGGCCAGCCGCTCGGACAGGCTGCCCGCCTCGTCGGCGCCTCGGGGCGCGGCCCAGGCGGTGCCGGCTCCGCCCAGCGGGCCCGCGGCCCCGAGCGCCACCGCCGACCCGGCTGCGGCCGCCGAGCCGATCACACCTCTTCGAGAGATCCCGTTCCCTGTCGTTGGGGTCACGTATGTGCCTCCCATCTCCGGTGGTGAACTACCCGGCATGGTGCAGGCCGTAGGAGCCACAGGGGAAGACCTCCGACGTATCGGAATTCGGAAGTTCCCATATCCGCAGATGAATTGGACCTATCCCGTCACTTCGAAGCGACGAAGGGCATCAGCCAGCCGATGTATATCCCTTCCTCACGCAGACCGCCGCCACTGGCCACCGGACACTCCACGTCCGCGTCATATGTTGTCCAAATCCCGTCAATTCCGCCTACTGGCCGACTGTCTAGAGTCCCTCACCGTGGGACCCCGCCGTCGGCCGGCTGCGGGGAACGGTCACGACACTCATGGGAGCCAGAGTGAAACGTCGCACCCTCCTGCGTGCCGCCGTCATCGGCGGCTCCTCGGCAGCTTTCGGCGGAACCCTGTGGCGCGGCGCCGCGTACGCCGCACCGGCGCAGCCGGGCGCCGGCCCGTACGGAGCACTGGGTTCGCCGGACGCCAATCGCGTACGGCTTCCCGCCGGGTTCACCAGCCGGGTCATCGCCCGTTCCCGGCAGACGGTCGCCGGCACCTCGTACACCTGGCACGACGCCCCGGACGGCGGGGCCTGTTATGCCGACGGCAGCGGCTGGATCTATGTCTCCAACTCGGAGATCAACCCGTCGGGCGGGGCGAGCGCGGTGAGGTTCTCCTCGACCGGGACGGTCACCGGCGCCTACCGCGTCCTCTCCGGTACCCGGCAGAACTGCGCGGGAGGCAAGACCCCGTGGAACACCTGGCTGTCCTGTGAGGAGGTCGACCGCGGCTATGTGTACGAGACCGACCCCTGGGGCGTGAAGGCCGCGGTGCGGCGCGACGCGATGGGGCGCTTCAAGCACGAGGCCGCGGCGGCCGATCCCGTCCGCCGGACCCTCTACCTGACCGAGGACGTCACGGACGGCTGCTTCTACCGATTTACCCCGGCGACGTGGGGTGACCTGTCCTCCGGCAGGCTGGAGGTCATGGTCGCCGGTTCCGGCACCAGTGGCTCCGTCACCTGGGCGACCGTACCGGACCCGACCGGCGCCACCGCCACCCGCAACCAGGTGGCCGGGGCCAAGCGGTTCAACGGTGGCGAAGGGTGTTACTACGCGAACGACACCTGCTGGTTCACCACCAAGGGCGACAACCGGGTGTGGCAGTACGACGCGGCCGCCCAGACGATCGAACTGGCCTATGACGATTCGCTGGTGACCGGCGGCACGGCCCCGCTGACCGGTGTGGACAACGTCACCGGGGCCGCCTCCGGCGATCTGTTCGTGGCCGAGGACGGCGGGAACATGGAGATCTGTGTCATCACCCCGGACGATGTGGTGGCCCCGTTCCTGCGCATCGACGGCCAGTCGGGCTCGGAGATCACCGGCCCGGCGTTCTCGCCGGACGGCACGCGGCTGTACTTCTCCAGCCAGCGCGGCACCAGCGGCAGCTCGTCGGGCGGTATCACCTATGAGGTGACGGGGCCGTTCCGCGGCTGACGGTCTGCGGTGAACCGGAGCCGGAGCCGCTGCCTGGCGAGCGCCCGGCGGCGGCTCCGGAGTACGGGCAGCAGACCGTCCGGCCGCCGCCCGGCGGGGTTCACCGGGTGTCGGTCACGGTGACCGGCTCGTCGTTCTTGAGCTCCTGCACAAGCTGTCCGACCTTGGCCTTGTCCCACTGGAGGTTGCCGCCGACGCTGCCGGAGACGGGCATGTTCATCGACTTGCCGTCGCTGCCGGTGACGTCCTGCATGGCGAAGAACATCTTGGCCAGGTAGTAGGGGTTCATGTCCTTGTCGACGATGAGGGTTCCCAGTCCGGCTTCCATGGTGGGGTAGAGCCTGAAGGGGTTCAGGAGCGTGCCGGGCGTCGCGGTCTGGCCGGCCAGCGCGGAGAGG
Coding sequences:
- a CDS encoding alkaline phosphatase PhoX; amino-acid sequence: MKRRTLLRAAVIGGSSAAFGGTLWRGAAYAAPAQPGAGPYGALGSPDANRVRLPAGFTSRVIARSRQTVAGTSYTWHDAPDGGACYADGSGWIYVSNSEINPSGGASAVRFSSTGTVTGAYRVLSGTRQNCAGGKTPWNTWLSCEEVDRGYVYETDPWGVKAAVRRDAMGRFKHEAAAADPVRRTLYLTEDVTDGCFYRFTPATWGDLSSGRLEVMVAGSGTSGSVTWATVPDPTGATATRNQVAGAKRFNGGEGCYYANDTCWFTTKGDNRVWQYDAAAQTIELAYDDSLVTGGTAPLTGVDNVTGAASGDLFVAEDGGNMEICVITPDDVVAPFLRIDGQSGSEITGPAFSPDGTRLYFSSQRGTSGSSSGGITYEVTGPFRG
- a CDS encoding glycosyl hydrolase family 95 catalytic domain-containing protein gives rise to the protein MTPTTGNGISRRGVIGSAAAAGSAVALGAAGPLGGAGTAWAAPRGADEAGSLSERLARAAALRWRRLPGDWKDGPFLGNGLLGANVYRGATANSVKVMVSHYHVQDQRPQWAATYGYSRLPIGHFDLTLAGEVTGVDWTLDIWDAELTGTVTTTRGSVRFSMLVHNARTALLISTRPSAGEESAAWSFTWLPAASPRTKGKPADYTGNPDPRTGSTGATHYVEQPLIAGGGWATAWRERRVGTGRLLAAHIVYRYPEDLAKTTQLAVAEVARTLAEDPDELVRVHRGWWNRFYRRSLLSVPDKRIQDFYWIQLYKAACATRAGGPSMSEWGPWYPETGGSWTAVWWNLNVQIATWLIQGSNHLELDSVTSAFRDFEKNLPLSLPPEIPNEQIYALAHPSDWTLRPGTHTVGVPGTATKTDNNGNLSWAMHNVWLSYRHTMDIRIVRDVLYPILVKAVNYYDHFLHEGGDGKLHLPLTRSPEYADAVDCTYDLSLLRWGCATLLDCLRILRTDNPRAGRWREILRRLVDYPRDATGVTIGAGTPLADSHRHFSHMLWLYPLHELTWDRPADRDIMRTTFDHWTEDRSLWAGYSYAAASSMASRMGRPEDALDFLTTFTGNLFDESYMDCYMTANTMYAEDTNLGIESPLSTAQSILDMGIQSHGGVVRVFPSVSRRWPDVSFQALRAQGAFLVDADRAGGRTRWVRVHSEAGAPLVLHHGIAGAVDVRDEHGRRLRYRETGPGRIEIPLGRDETAVVAPRGAHPELRPRDVPAIGDAKPWGLPD